The nucleotide window ATCAAATAAATCACCAAACTAAATCCAAATTGTTCCTGTCGACTATGAGACGCGACACCTAcagtgacttcgtaaaatctcaagatgatatgctggctcagtctctcgaaggtgctcataggggtgagtgtatgctcGTTTATATGAGCACTTgtgtctgtactgtgttaaaaaataTATTAATTAATCAACCGAACATCTTGGACTATCTCCTCAAGATCTCAATCAACTAATTAAATCCATTTAAAATCTCATAATTCACCATGAAATTTGGTTCAAAATCACAATTgcctaactaaatccaaattaCTCCAAGTTCACTAAAAATCTATTTATCCACCAATATAATAACCACCATGCTCACTTACTAGACATTAATTCTCAGATAATCCATCGAACATCTTTGACTATCTCATGAGGatcacaatcacctaactaaaGCTAACCCAAACATCAAAATCCACCGTGGATTTTCTTAAAAGATCACAATCATCTAACTAAATTCAAATTGTTTCAAACTAAATTAAAGGTCTATTTATCCACCAATATAATAGTCACCATGCTCACATACTAGACCTAAAATCTTAACATCCACCGAACATCTTTGACCATCTTCTCAAGATCATAATAACTAAACTAAATCCACCTAAAATCACATAAATCATCGTGAAATTCGGTTCAATATCACAATAGCCTACCTAAATTCAAATTGTTCAAGGTTAATTAATCCATTGAATATCTTTGAATGTCTCCTCAAGATCACAATCAACTAACAAAATCCATCTAAAATCTCGTAATCCACCATGAAATTTGGTTCAAGATCACAATCGCTTAACTAAATCCAAATTTTCTCAATTTTATTAAAAAATTACTTAACCGTTATAATTACCACCATGCTCACCTACTAGACCTAAATTCACATAATCCACCAAACGTCTTTTACTAGCTCGTCAAGATCACTCACCTACCTAAATCCAACCAAAACCTCATAATCCACCGTAAAATGAGGTTTAAGATCACAACCACTTAACTAAATACAAAATGTTCCAAACAAAATTAAAATCTATTTATCCACCAATATAATAATCACCATGCTCATCTACCATACCTAAACTCTCATAATCAACTGAACATTTTAGACTATATTCTCAAGATTAAATCACGTAACTAAATCCACCTAAAATCTCATAATCCATCAAAAAATACGGTTCAATatcacaatcacctaactaaatccaaattgTCCAAGATTAATTAATCCACCGAACATTTTTGACTATCTCCTCGAGATCACAATGAACTAAATAAATGCATCAAAATCTCATAATCCACCATGAAATTCGGTTCAAGATCATAATTgcctaactaaatccaaattgCTTCAAGTTtattaaagatccatttatccaCCAATATAATAACCCATGAGCTTTAGTGACACCCTTGGGTTTTTGTAAAACATTTATGAGTAATAAAGATTCTTCCCAAGTCCTATGATTTATGCGACTAGCATGGCTAAGCATTACTATTAAACTTGCACATATGACCCACATTTATTTGACCACTACATGGTTAGAAAGGAGGGGTATTAAGAATGTCAAAGGAGGGTGTCAATATCAAGCACATAGAGCATAGCTAAACCCTAGCTAATTTACTTAGCATAAGAATGTCAAAGGGGTGTCAATATCAAGGACATGGGGCATAGCTAAACCCTAGCTAATTTAATTAACATAACAATACTAGTAAACAATACTTTATGCATGAAAAATAATTCTAAGTGTAATGCAAATATGGGTTCAACATGATCAAAGTAGGTTGCTTGCCTCGCTTGGCAAAGTCTTCAATGGTTTTGGTCACTCCTCAAACGTCCTTGAATCTTTCGAAAGATAATGATTTCTACTCACTGGAAAAATAAAATTAACACACAGTCAATAAACAATATGTGCAAAGGGCTCCATAATTTACAGAAGTAGTATCATTGGAAAGAGGGAAATTTTACAGAAGTAGTACCCTGGATTTTAGAAAAAGAGAAATGGTATTGTGAGCCAGAACGGGTCTACCTGATTAAACAGTACTACACCAGGGGGAGGGGGGCCAACGTCCAAGGCATGAAGGAGAAATACGCCTTCACTTACATGCCGATTTAGACCTGCACTGGGGCGATCACACAAGGCACACATGAGCACATGAGCAACAAAACCAGGATAATCAAGCAATAACAAATAAGATAATATGGATAAACTAGAGGATATTGCTTCAAGTGGCAGAGCAAAGGAAACCAGATTGCAGATGAAGCAAGAGCAGGTACCTTAATTCTGAGaagttttttttggggggggggggggggggggttgtcgTAAGGCGTAGGACCGGCGGTGGATTGATCCTGGGACGCAGCAGGTGGTGTAACTTCGGTAGAATACATTGTTGGCAGTCCATAACTACCAGTAGCATAATGATCACAGTATGACTGCTACTGGCCATAGCCTGCCTAGCTAGCAGTGGGTGCACCAGGGGAAGGCGGTGGTGCACCATAGCCTGGCTGACTGTATCCATACTGCCCATAACCAGCCTGAGTAGGCGGTGCCTGTCCATACGGAGCAGATGAAGGTGGCTTCTGAGCATGTGGAGGCTACCCATAAGCACCCGGGCCATACGTGGCCTGTGGTGGTGGCTGCATATCATAGTCAGGCTGTGTGGAGCAGTGTATCCAGATTGAGGGGGCAGAACCTTGCGCCATGTAGCTTGATGCAGCAGCAGTAGTATAGGTGGCTGGAGTTGAAGCTTGCTGCCCTGAAGTTGCTTGACCAGTGCCACCTGGACCACCATAGCTCGGTGCAGTACCACCATCCTGAGTTGGGTTAGCAGCTGATGCCCCATAGCCAGATGCCCCATAGTTCTACTAATCATATCCAGGCCGCTGCGAGTAAGACAGCCCTTGCGTCTGATAACCAGAGTAATCATAAGCTTGCTGCCCGCCACTCTGCTGAGAGTATGTAGAATCACCATACCCTTGTGAAGCATGAGTAACAGACTGGATGTAATTGTAGCTGCTAGCATCAGGAGGTGCAGTTCCAATGGCACTGTTGTTGTTGGGGTTGCTGGTGTTGGTTCAGACTTTTTCAGACAACTAAACTGCATACTGCCTCCCTCCTATACTGGGGACAAGTGCAGTTTCCTCGCTAGAAAAACAATGCATATGGTTCAGACTTTTTCAGACAACAAAACTGCAACATCACATTCTAATTTCTAAACTCCGAGTGCAAAGCATCAAGTCTGTTGAGGTGAGTAGGACTAGGATTACCTACAGCCCTGATTTAATTTTGTCGAGTGTTTCACTCAATGCACTAAGCTGAACCCAGACGGAATATTTTCACTGGAGAGGCATTATACAGATTTCAGACTTGCTCAAACAAAATAGTTTGCCTGAATAAAAACGCATCATGTCTGTTCGATAGGATTACTCACATCTAGAATCAAGATTGTGCGCAAGTGTGAAACACAAGTGTCCACAACATCAGAAGATTATAGTTTAACATATCAAAATTGCAATGGCAGCAATTTCATGGTCCAAGCATCCAAAGAACTTGATTTTGGTAAAGAAGAGATTGTTTTTTTTTTCAATTTCCCACTTAGCTCAGATCTGCCTCGACTAATCACATGCAGGAAAAAGATGCAAACGAATCTACTTGGGATTTGGCTCGACTAATCACAGGGGAAAAAATTTGCAGACCAATCTAATTAGGATTTGGCTTCTTATCACAGGCAGGGAGGAGTGGAGATGAGGAAGGGGGGCTGAGCTTACTTCTCGGCGTAGTGGAACAGGTGGAGGTGGACGAGCTTCTTCACCTCAATCGACTATGCCGGCACGCTCTTGACCGCCTGCGACGCAAGCACACACACAATTCAGTCGCCAAAATCCGCGGCGTTAGATGAGATGAGACGAGGCGAGGAGTGGGGCGCTAGCGGGACCTGCGGGGAGAGCTGGGCGACGTACAAGGCCTGCGAGATGAGGGCGAGGAGGCGCATGAGCGTCGACCTTCTCGCCGTCGAGGAGGCGCGCCgggatggcggcggcggcatcCGGGTCGTCGTGGAGATGCGCGTCCGCCGCACCACCCAGGGCGCTGCCGCGCCACTGGCCCGCATCCCCGAACCAGCCTCTCTATATGCTATAGGCAGGGCTTGCTTGCCCTGGCTCCCTCGTCGAACGCAGCGGCAAGCTGCGCGGCGGGGATCTGGGCGGCCGCCGCCGGGTTTCGCCGGGAGCGTTTCGCGGTCTCGTTCACGGGAGCGCGATTGGGTACTGGGCTGTCTGCCAGACGAACTGGACCGTATACATCGGGCTTGGAAGCGGGCACACAGGTACCCGCGGCCCAACATAGCGACCATACACATCGGAGCTACGCTCTCGCTCTTACGGCCGTTTATCCATTTTTAATACCCCTAAAAAATATCCATTTTTAATACAGTTGGAAAAATTGTGAATCCAAAATAGTTTTCGGATTTTTAAAAACGTTCATCCATTTGAGAAAAAATGTGAATTTGGAAAAACATTGTGAATTTAGAAAAGTACATGAAAATGTAAAATGTTTgccaaaataaaaaaaaatcgagaatttgagaaaaagttcatgaatttgaaaacactttgtgaaatttgaaaaagttcacgGCATTTTAAAATAAGCATACAAATTAAAAAAATCTGAAAGAGTTCTTGAAAGATGGCAATTTCTAATTTGAAAAATAATCATTTATTTGGAAAACAAAATCATGAACTAAAAAAAGTTTACAGGTTTTCAAAACAGTTCATGGATTCAAAAAGGTTCATGAACTTGAAAAAACTTcaagaatttgaaaaaagttcagcACTTAAAAAAGTTGGTTTTCGAATAAAGCACACAAAAATGGAAAAAAAACTCATAATTTGGGAAGAAGATCACAAAATTTGGAGACGGTTC belongs to Triticum urartu cultivar G1812 chromosome 7, Tu2.1, whole genome shotgun sequence and includes:
- the LOC125525502 gene encoding uncharacterized protein LOC125525502, producing MQFSCLKKSEPTPATPTTTVPLELHLLMLAATITSSLLLMLHKGMVILHTLSRVAGSKLMITLVIRRKGCLTRSGLDMISRTMGHLAMGHQLLTQLRMVVLHRAMVVQVALVKQLQGSKLQLQPPILLLLHQATWRKVLPPQSGYTAPHSLTMICSHHHRPRMARVLMGSLHMLRSHLHLLRMDRHRLLRLVMGSMDTVSQAMVHHRLPLVHPLLARQAMASSSHTVIIMLLVVMDCQQCILPKLHHLLRPRINPPPVLRLTTTPPPPPPKKNFSELSAGLNRHVSEGVFLLHALDVGPPPPGVVLFNQ